One window of Sinorhizobium fredii NGR234 genomic DNA carries:
- a CDS encoding DUF2188 domain-containing protein, translated as MAKRTTFHSTPTKDGWKVAQGGKTISTHETQKQAEAAAVKAGRAVHDGGGLGQAVLHKSDGTIREERTYGADPKKTKG; from the coding sequence ATGGCAAAGCGAACCACATTTCATTCAACTCCGACCAAAGACGGTTGGAAGGTGGCGCAAGGCGGCAAAACCATTTCAACGCACGAAACCCAGAAGCAAGCTGAAGCAGCCGCGGTCAAGGCCGGGCGCGCCGTACATGATGGCGGCGGACTTGGGCAGGCAGTGCTTCACAAATCAGACGGCACTATTCGCGAGGAAAGGACCTACGGAGCAGATCCGAAGAAAACCAAGGGCTAA
- a CDS encoding NAD kinase translates to MTQFSTLAFIASTADEAQKAAKELKAIYGDHDPDQADVIVALGGDGFMLHTLHKTMNSGKRVYGMNRGSVGFLMNRYSTEDLRERIASAVDNAFHPLEMRTVDVTGNAFTALAINEVYLFRQSYQAAKLKVIVDGKVRLDELTCDGLLLATPAGSTAYNLSAHGPILPLEAPLLALTPVSPFRPRRWRGALLPNRVTVEIEILEAEKRPVNAVADHQEVKSVVRVRIAESEKLTARILSDPDHSWSDRILAEQFSN, encoded by the coding sequence ATGACCCAGTTCAGCACACTTGCCTTCATCGCCTCGACGGCCGACGAGGCGCAGAAGGCGGCGAAAGAGCTCAAGGCGATATACGGAGACCACGATCCGGACCAGGCGGACGTGATCGTCGCGCTCGGCGGCGACGGCTTCATGCTGCACACGCTGCACAAGACGATGAACAGCGGCAAGCGCGTCTACGGCATGAATCGCGGCTCGGTCGGCTTTCTGATGAACCGCTACAGCACCGAGGACCTGCGCGAGCGCATCGCCAGCGCCGTCGACAACGCCTTTCACCCCCTGGAAATGCGCACGGTCGACGTGACTGGAAATGCATTCACTGCGCTGGCGATCAACGAGGTCTATCTGTTCCGGCAGTCCTACCAGGCCGCCAAGCTCAAGGTCATCGTCGACGGCAAGGTGCGGCTGGATGAACTGACCTGCGACGGGCTGCTGCTCGCGACGCCGGCCGGCTCGACCGCATACAACCTGTCCGCGCACGGGCCGATCCTGCCGCTGGAGGCGCCTCTTCTTGCCCTCACCCCGGTCAGTCCTTTCCGGCCGCGTCGCTGGCGCGGCGCGCTGCTTCCCAATCGCGTGACCGTCGAGATCGAGATCCTCGAGGCCGAAAAGCGGCCGGTCAATGCCGTTGCCGATCACCAGGAGGTCAAGTCGGTCGTCCGGGTGCGGATCGCCGAATCGGAAAAGCTGACGGCCCGCATCCTGTCCGATCCGGATCACTCCTGGTCCGACCGGATTCTCGCCGAGCAGTTCTCCAATTGA
- a CDS encoding transcription termination/antitermination NusG family protein produces MGHWYVVRTRAGQQQKATREFEDNGVTVYCPMLRRETRHFQSKKWLMKECPLFTGYVFAYLRISDFGTLREMRHVLSVLADAGGTPIPVAGNIVEDIRDAQERGDFDVLRPPVRRLKAGDTVQVKDGPLTGHYAAVTNIVGRRAIKAFVEIFGSLREVEIGLESIRRVA; encoded by the coding sequence ATGGGTCACTGGTACGTTGTGAGGACGCGGGCAGGGCAGCAGCAAAAGGCCACGCGTGAGTTCGAGGATAACGGGGTCACCGTCTACTGCCCGATGCTGCGGCGGGAGACCAGACACTTTCAAAGCAAGAAATGGCTAATGAAGGAATGCCCGCTCTTCACCGGCTACGTGTTCGCCTATCTGCGGATCTCGGACTTCGGCACCCTTCGTGAGATGCGGCATGTGCTTTCGGTGCTCGCCGACGCGGGTGGGACGCCCATCCCCGTGGCGGGCAACATCGTGGAAGACATCCGGGACGCTCAGGAACGGGGAGACTTCGACGTGCTCCGACCGCCCGTCCGTCGCCTGAAGGCCGGCGACACGGTGCAGGTTAAAGACGGCCCGCTTACAGGTCATTACGCTGCAGTAACGAATATAGTGGGACGGCGCGCAATCAAAGCTTTTGTGGAGATTTTCGGATCTCTGCGGGAAGTTGAAATCGGGCTTGAAAGTATCAGGCGAGTAGCTTAG
- a CDS encoding DUF5681 domain-containing protein, translated as MFKPGQSGNPQGRPKGARNKLGEAFIEAMHADFEQHGVAAIVRVREEKPDQYLKVIASILPKDLNVNINNMDDLTDDQLIERIRSLDSAIRPFLDAQGASGSVGGTGPETTH; from the coding sequence TTGTTCAAGCCCGGCCAGTCTGGGAACCCGCAGGGCAGGCCAAAGGGCGCGCGCAACAAGCTCGGCGAAGCGTTCATTGAAGCGATGCACGCCGACTTTGAGCAACACGGCGTCGCGGCCATCGTGCGAGTCCGTGAAGAGAAGCCAGACCAATATCTCAAGGTTATCGCCTCGATCCTGCCGAAGGATCTGAACGTCAACATCAACAACATGGACGACTTGACGGATGACCAGCTTATCGAGCGCATCCGGTCTCTCGATTCCGCAATCCGGCCTTTCCTCGATGCTCAAGGAGCAAGCGGCTCTGTTGGCGGAACTGGACCGGAGACGACGCACTAA
- a CDS encoding penicillin-binding protein 1A — protein MIRLIGYFFGIGAFLLLGAAAAVAIYLGAITKDLPDYEVLAKYAPPVTTRFHAGNGALIAEYARERRLYLPIQAIPDRVKAAFISAEDKNFYKHPGVDVTGLARAIAVNLQNFGSGRRPVGASTITQQVAKNFLLTADQTIDRKIKEAILSFRIEQAYTKDRILELYLNEIFFGLNSYGVAGASLTYFDKSVTELTVAEAAYLAALPKGPANYHPFRKTEAAIERRNWVIDRMVENGYVSKPDGEEAKKQPLGVTPRRGGAHLFASDYFAEEVRRQIIQKYGDNALYEGGLSVRTSLDPQLQIIARKALQDGLLSYDERRGFHGPVKTIEIGGDWGEPLSKVPALNDVPEWKLAVVLAVDGEGAEIGIQPEKEASGQIVAERVTGYISAENMKWAYRSAGGQRKTATSPEGAVGPGDVVYVEPLEKQGQYRLRQPPKVQGGLVAMDPHTGRVLAMVGGFSYGQSEFNRATQAMRQPGSSFKPFVYAAALDNGYTPASVILDAPIEIVAGGQVWRPENYGGGSAGPSTLRLGIEKSRNLMTVRLANDMGMNLVAEYAERFGIYDKMPPLLSMSLGSGETTVLRMVSAYAVIANGGKQIKPSLIDRIQDRYGKTIFRHEDRTCDNCNADDWAEQEEPVLTDNRQQVLDPMTSFQITSMMEGVIARGTAAGKIQLDRPVAGKTGTTNDEKDAWFVGYTPDLVAGLYLGFDDPAPLGRGATGGSLSAPIFNAFMQQAVKGTQPGKFVVPEGMSLIPVNRKTGMAAVEGEPDTIIEAFKPGTGPAETFSVIGDLDEYAPPEEILRNSPQANQAVTSGSNGLF, from the coding sequence ATGATCAGACTGATAGGATATTTTTTCGGCATTGGTGCGTTTCTGCTGCTCGGCGCCGCCGCGGCTGTCGCGATCTATCTGGGCGCGATCACCAAGGATCTCCCGGACTATGAGGTGCTGGCCAAGTATGCGCCGCCGGTCACGACGCGTTTTCACGCCGGAAACGGTGCGCTGATTGCCGAATATGCGCGCGAACGCCGCCTCTATCTGCCGATCCAGGCGATACCGGATCGCGTCAAGGCGGCCTTCATCTCCGCCGAGGACAAGAACTTCTACAAGCATCCGGGCGTCGACGTCACCGGCCTCGCCCGCGCCATTGCCGTCAACCTCCAGAATTTCGGCTCGGGCCGGCGCCCGGTCGGTGCCTCGACGATCACCCAGCAGGTGGCGAAGAACTTCCTGCTGACCGCCGATCAGACGATCGACCGCAAGATCAAGGAGGCGATACTCTCCTTCCGCATCGAGCAGGCCTACACCAAGGATCGCATTCTCGAGCTCTATCTGAACGAGATCTTCTTCGGCCTGAATTCCTACGGCGTCGCCGGCGCGTCGCTCACCTATTTCGACAAGTCCGTCACGGAACTGACGGTTGCCGAGGCCGCCTATCTTGCTGCCCTGCCGAAAGGACCGGCCAACTATCACCCGTTCCGCAAGACCGAAGCGGCGATCGAGCGTCGCAACTGGGTGATCGACCGCATGGTTGAGAACGGCTATGTGAGCAAGCCGGATGGCGAGGAGGCGAAGAAACAGCCTCTCGGCGTCACGCCGCGGCGCGGTGGCGCCCATCTTTTCGCCTCGGACTACTTCGCCGAAGAGGTCCGTCGGCAGATCATCCAGAAATATGGCGACAATGCCCTTTACGAAGGCGGTCTCTCGGTGCGCACGTCGCTTGATCCGCAGTTGCAGATCATCGCCCGCAAGGCGCTGCAGGACGGGCTGTTGAGCTATGACGAGCGCCGTGGCTTTCACGGACCGGTCAAGACGATCGAGATCGGCGGCGACTGGGGCGAGCCCCTGAGCAAGGTCCCGGCACTGAACGACGTTCCGGAGTGGAAACTCGCCGTCGTGCTCGCCGTCGATGGCGAAGGCGCCGAGATCGGCATCCAGCCGGAGAAGGAAGCGTCCGGCCAGATCGTTGCGGAACGCGTCACCGGATACATTTCCGCAGAGAACATGAAATGGGCCTATCGCTCCGCCGGCGGCCAGCGCAAGACGGCGACGTCCCCCGAGGGGGCTGTCGGCCCCGGCGATGTCGTCTATGTCGAGCCGCTCGAGAAACAGGGCCAGTATCGGCTTCGCCAGCCGCCGAAGGTCCAGGGGGGCCTTGTGGCGATGGACCCGCATACGGGCCGCGTGCTGGCGATGGTCGGCGGCTTCTCCTACGGTCAGTCGGAGTTCAACCGCGCCACGCAGGCGATGCGCCAGCCCGGCTCGTCGTTCAAACCCTTCGTCTATGCGGCTGCCCTCGACAACGGCTATACGCCCGCCTCGGTCATTCTCGATGCGCCGATCGAGATTGTCGCCGGCGGTCAGGTATGGCGCCCGGAAAACTACGGCGGCGGCTCCGCCGGACCTTCGACGCTGCGCCTCGGCATCGAGAAGTCGCGCAATCTGATGACGGTGCGGCTTGCCAACGACATGGGCATGAATCTCGTCGCCGAATATGCCGAGCGCTTCGGCATCTACGACAAGATGCCGCCGCTTCTTTCCATGTCGCTCGGCTCCGGGGAGACGACCGTGCTTCGCATGGTGTCGGCCTATGCGGTTATCGCCAATGGCGGCAAGCAGATCAAACCGTCGCTGATCGACCGCATCCAGGACCGCTACGGCAAGACGATTTTCCGCCACGAGGACCGCACCTGCGACAATTGCAACGCCGACGATTGGGCCGAGCAGGAGGAGCCGGTCCTGACCGACAACCGCCAGCAGGTCCTCGATCCGATGACCTCCTTCCAGATCACCTCGATGATGGAGGGCGTGATCGCGCGGGGTACGGCCGCCGGCAAGATCCAGCTGGATCGCCCCGTCGCCGGCAAGACCGGCACGACCAACGACGAGAAGGACGCCTGGTTCGTCGGCTATACGCCCGATCTCGTCGCCGGTCTCTATCTGGGCTTCGACGATCCGGCGCCGCTCGGCCGTGGTGCGACCGGCGGCAGCCTCTCGGCGCCGATCTTCAACGCCTTCATGCAGCAGGCCGTCAAGGGCACGCAGCCCGGCAAATTCGTGGTTCCGGAAGGCATGAGCCTCATCCCGGTCAACCGGAAGACCGGCATGGCGGCGGTCGAAGGCGAACCGGACACGATCATCGAAGCCTTCAAGCCGGGGACCGGTCCGGCCGAAACCTTCTCGGTGATCGGCGACCTCGACGAATATGCCCCGCCGGAGGAAATCTTGAGGAACTCCCCGCAGGCCAACCAGGCCGTGACCTCCGGCTCCAACGGCCTCTTCTGA
- a CDS encoding winged helix domain-containing protein, producing MTGLSRRQQTIQVNILNDNNEPCGLPVTLVGRECWTLRKLLDAGERGVSSLDHIGPRLSHYVMKLRRAGITIETVPTLHGGDFPGVHGVYVLRSRLSVLEDNTRAAA from the coding sequence ATGACGGGTTTATCTAGACGCCAACAGACTATCCAAGTCAACATTCTGAACGACAATAACGAGCCGTGCGGACTTCCGGTCACACTTGTAGGCCGGGAATGCTGGACTTTGCGAAAGCTGCTCGATGCCGGCGAACGCGGCGTTTCATCCCTCGATCATATCGGGCCACGTCTGTCACACTACGTGATGAAGCTGCGGCGGGCTGGGATTACTATCGAAACGGTGCCGACATTACATGGCGGCGACTTCCCGGGTGTCCACGGGGTGTACGTCCTCCGGAGCCGTTTGAGCGTCTTGGAAGATAACACGAGGGCTGCCGCATGA
- a CDS encoding ribonuclease H family protein, giving the protein MAYTFPERLRPLREWLKKQGADVDSFVTDRQAAFMAQQLAGSRIKFPERGQPMFPVLLKIQEAISAAHVHEVDVPRQAKPSKAKPKAGKAKGNKHNVVDHAAFESGLHVFTDGACEPNPGPGGWGVAVYRDRAEIASDHGGNADTTNNRMELTALLKGIEVAKALGAPVVVWSDSRYCVDGCNDWRHGWKKKEWKKAGPKASAKNQEVKNVELWQAIDAALERADQITIRWCKGHAGIVGNERADELSNLGVASLVGVSPLREPVDYLTAEYRSRMAE; this is encoded by the coding sequence ATGGCCTACACCTTCCCGGAGCGACTGCGGCCGCTACGCGAGTGGCTGAAAAAGCAAGGGGCGGACGTCGACTCTTTCGTCACCGACCGCCAAGCCGCTTTCATGGCGCAACAACTCGCCGGCTCTCGGATCAAATTCCCTGAGCGCGGCCAACCCATGTTCCCAGTGCTGCTGAAGATACAGGAGGCGATTAGCGCCGCCCACGTCCATGAGGTGGACGTCCCGCGGCAAGCGAAACCTAGCAAGGCTAAACCCAAGGCCGGGAAAGCCAAGGGCAATAAGCATAATGTTGTCGACCATGCCGCATTCGAGTCGGGACTGCACGTTTTCACAGATGGCGCATGCGAGCCCAACCCCGGCCCTGGCGGCTGGGGCGTGGCCGTCTACAGGGACAGGGCTGAAATCGCTTCCGATCATGGCGGGAATGCAGACACCACGAACAACCGAATGGAACTCACAGCACTGCTGAAGGGCATCGAGGTGGCGAAGGCGCTGGGTGCCCCCGTCGTCGTTTGGTCCGATAGCAGGTACTGCGTCGACGGATGCAACGATTGGCGGCACGGTTGGAAAAAGAAGGAATGGAAGAAGGCTGGCCCAAAGGCGTCCGCCAAGAACCAAGAAGTCAAGAACGTCGAGCTTTGGCAGGCGATCGACGCTGCGCTTGAACGCGCCGATCAGATCACGATCCGGTGGTGCAAGGGGCATGCTGGCATCGTCGGCAATGAGCGTGCGGACGAATTGTCCAATCTTGGCGTTGCGTCGCTCGTCGGGGTCTCTCCATTGCGAGAACCTGTTGATTATCTCACGGCCGAATACCGCAGTCGCATGGCTGAATAG
- the prfB gene encoding peptide chain release factor 2 (programmed frameshift) — translation MRSEIENIVDEIKQAISLLRRHLDWDQALRRLDWLNNKAEDPTLWNDAGEAQKLMRERQQLDDSITGLRRFEQQLSDNIELIELGEEEGDSAIVTEAEEALRQLRNEASKKQVEAMLSGEADQNDTYLEVHSGAGGTESQDWANMLLRMYSRWAERQGYKVELMEIQDGEEAGIKSATLLVKGHNAYGWLKTESGVHRLVRISPYDSNARRHTSFSSIWVYPVVDDSIQIDINEGDCRIDTYRSSGAGGQHVNTTDSAVRITHMPSGIVVQCQQERSQHKNRAKAWDMLRARLYEAELKKREDAANAEAASKTDIGWGHQIRSYVLQPYQLVKDLRTGVESTSPGDVLDGELNEFMEAALAHRVSGGADAVVEDLG, via the exons ATGCGCAGCGAAATCGAGAACATTGTCGACGAAATCAAGCAGGCCATAAGCCTGCTGAGGAGGCATCTT GACTGGGACCAGGCGCTAAGACGACTGGACTGGTTGAACAACAAGGCGGAAGATCCGACGCTCTGGAACGATGCCGGAGAAGCCCAGAAACTGATGCGCGAGCGCCAGCAGCTCGACGACAGCATCACCGGGCTGCGCCGTTTCGAGCAGCAGCTCAGCGATAACATCGAGCTGATCGAACTCGGCGAAGAGGAAGGCGATTCGGCCATCGTCACCGAGGCCGAGGAAGCGCTCCGGCAGCTGCGCAACGAGGCTTCGAAGAAGCAGGTCGAGGCCATGCTTTCGGGCGAGGCGGACCAGAACGACACCTATCTCGAAGTCCACTCCGGCGCCGGCGGCACCGAGAGCCAGGACTGGGCCAACATGCTGCTTCGCATGTATTCCCGCTGGGCGGAGCGCCAGGGCTACAAGGTGGAGCTCATGGAAATCCAGGACGGGGAAGAGGCCGGCATCAAGTCGGCGACGCTGCTCGTCAAGGGCCACAACGCCTATGGCTGGCTGAAGACGGAATCGGGCGTCCATCGGCTCGTCCGCATCTCGCCCTATGACAGCAACGCCCGCCGTCACACCTCGTTTTCGTCCATCTGGGTCTATCCGGTCGTCGACGATTCGATCCAGATCGACATCAACGAAGGCGATTGCCGTATCGACACCTACCGCTCGTCGGGCGCCGGCGGCCAGCACGTCAACACCACCGACTCGGCGGTGCGGATCACGCACATGCCGAGCGGCATCGTCGTGCAGTGCCAGCAGGAGCGTTCGCAGCATAAGAACCGCGCCAAGGCCTGGGACATGCTGCGCGCCCGGCTCTATGAAGCGGAGCTCAAGAAGCGCGAGGACGCCGCCAATGCCGAAGCGGCGTCGAAGACCGACATCGGCTGGGGGCATCAGATCCGCTCCTATGTCCTGCAGCCCTATCAGCTGGTGAAGGACCTGCGGACCGGCGTCGAAAGCACGAGCCCGGGCGATGTGCTCGACGGCGAGCTCAACGAGTTCATGGAGGCGGCGCTTGCCCACCGCGTCAGCGGCGGGGCGGATGCGGTCGTCGAGGATCTGGGCTGA
- a CDS encoding terminase large subunit domain-containing protein, whose protein sequence is MTSLSSASGLSIPQSGLSSMLKEQAALLAELDRRRRTNLLAHYRPYSKQVEFHNAGKGYRERLFMAGNQLGKTLAGAAEAAMHLTGRYPDWWDGRRFDKPIVMLAGSESYELTRDGVQRLMVGPPMNEEDWGTGCIPKAAIVGTPTRRSGVSGALDSVTVRHVSGGVSILLFKAYEQGRGKWQANTVDYVWFDEEPPEDVYFEGITRTNATRGSIAVTFTPLKGMSTVVARYILEKSPDREVITMTIDDAEHYTPEERQRIIDSYPAHEREARTKGVPSLGSGRIFPVAEESITIAPFEIPKHWVQIGGLDFGWDHPFGAAGCAWDRDADVFYVTKVYREREATPIIHAAALKPWGAWLPWSWPHDGLQHDKGSGEQLATQYRAQGLNMLPERATFEDGTNGVEAGLSDMLQRMQTGRWKVFSTCGEWFEEFRLYHRKDGKVVKERDDVISASRYALMMKRFARVKADAAAWKFSERKVI, encoded by the coding sequence ATGACCAGCTTATCGAGCGCATCCGGTCTCTCGATTCCGCAATCCGGCCTTTCCTCGATGCTCAAGGAGCAAGCGGCTCTGTTGGCGGAACTGGACCGGAGACGACGCACTAACCTGCTGGCCCATTACCGGCCGTATTCCAAGCAGGTCGAATTCCACAACGCAGGCAAGGGCTATCGAGAGCGGCTGTTCATGGCCGGCAACCAGCTCGGCAAGACGCTGGCTGGTGCCGCGGAAGCTGCAATGCACCTGACTGGCCGATATCCGGACTGGTGGGACGGCCGTCGCTTCGACAAGCCGATCGTTATGCTTGCGGGCTCTGAATCCTACGAGCTGACCAGGGACGGCGTGCAGCGCCTCATGGTTGGCCCACCGATGAATGAAGAGGACTGGGGCACTGGGTGTATACCGAAGGCCGCGATTGTCGGAACCCCAACACGCCGTTCTGGCGTCTCTGGTGCGCTTGATAGCGTCACAGTTCGGCACGTATCGGGCGGCGTCTCGATCCTGCTCTTCAAGGCTTACGAGCAGGGTCGTGGCAAGTGGCAGGCAAACACGGTTGATTACGTGTGGTTCGACGAAGAGCCACCGGAAGATGTCTATTTCGAAGGGATAACCAGAACGAACGCGACGCGCGGCTCGATTGCCGTGACGTTCACGCCGCTCAAGGGCATGAGCACGGTTGTCGCTCGGTACATTCTGGAGAAATCGCCAGACCGCGAAGTCATCACGATGACGATCGACGACGCGGAGCACTACACGCCGGAAGAGCGGCAAAGGATCATCGATTCCTACCCTGCGCATGAGCGTGAGGCGAGAACGAAGGGCGTTCCGTCGCTCGGCTCGGGGAGGATCTTCCCGGTTGCGGAAGAGAGCATCACGATAGCGCCGTTCGAGATCCCGAAGCATTGGGTGCAGATCGGTGGGCTTGATTTCGGATGGGATCACCCGTTCGGGGCGGCCGGCTGTGCCTGGGATCGTGATGCCGACGTGTTCTACGTGACAAAGGTCTACCGGGAACGCGAGGCGACACCGATTATTCATGCGGCTGCGCTGAAGCCGTGGGGCGCGTGGCTGCCGTGGTCGTGGCCGCATGATGGTTTGCAACACGACAAGGGCTCAGGCGAGCAGTTGGCGACGCAGTACCGGGCGCAGGGGCTCAACATGCTTCCCGAGCGCGCCACGTTCGAAGACGGCACCAACGGCGTTGAGGCTGGCCTGTCGGACATGCTTCAGCGCATGCAGACCGGGAGATGGAAGGTCTTCTCGACCTGCGGCGAATGGTTCGAGGAATTCCGGCTCTATCACCGGAAAGACGGCAAGGTCGTGAAAGAGCGCGACGACGTGATTTCAGCGTCTCGCTACGCGCTGATGATGAAGCGGTTTGCCAGGGTCAAGGCCGACGCCGCGGCGTGGAAGTTCAGTGAACGCAAGGTGATTTGA